The following are encoded together in the Bombus affinis isolate iyBomAffi1 chromosome 6, iyBomAffi1.2, whole genome shotgun sequence genome:
- the LOC126917239 gene encoding transducin beta-like protein 3: MSNVILKEAFEVESKHSAFYTGGNVQWSTDGQYMFCQKYGTVSILSLKSSTVISYLGGSNNNEEEDTINTFIASNNDLNIITHHKSGLFKLWDWKDNKLIKLWKSIHKGPVVRIAHSIERNLMASGGSDGTVRLWNLHHHTCTHNLKGVQGVISILVFHPNVEKELIFAAGDDTKIHGWSIKTGKEEIILSGHFSKVTSLSFLKDKNYLVSSGRDRVLILWDLSSGSSMRVLPVYEEIEDTFIIPKNMLLPFDKKDENPIYVAAAGKKGVVKIWEMKTGRKVYVQNSSAAKGTGSPSIIHLLYNDSSNNFAVVTVDHNIIIHSLETFDCLKQLVGYSDEILDVVYLGDNGSHIAVATNSCDIKLYNISTMNCELLCGHTDIVLSLATTLANVYLLISSAKDNSIRVWLMDKQTTKVSCIASATRHTAPVGSVAISHMSTKFFASVGQDSCLKLWEISNNINFKDTCSVNVVLTTLAHRKDINSVDISPNDKFIATGSQDKTAKLWSADDLILLGVFRGHHRGVWCVRFSPIDQVLLTTSGDSTIKLWSLTELQCLKTLEGHESSVLKAEFLSRGMQIITASGDGLLKLWNIKTSECICTLEQHESRVWTLAVSKNERTIISGGSDSLLVIWKDVTEENKIKAAMKLEQLALEEQKLANLLKANKLTSALNIALKLERPFQVLKIVETILKENNRNFEETIRDLKPMYKEELLKCAVTWNVNSKNCQVAQVVINTLMMEMENLEFQTKLTSTLESMIPYTERHYIRITKLLQNLHILTYTLNRMKPRITSINVN, from the exons atgagCAACGTTATTCTAAAAGAAGC GTTCGAAGTTGAATCCAAACATAGTGCATTTTATACAGGAGGAAATGTTCAA TGGAGTACAGATGGGCAGTATATGTTCTGCCAAAAATATGGTACTGTTTCTATATTATCATTAAAGAGTAGTACAGTAATATCTTATTTGGGAGGAAGCAATAACAATGAAGAGGAAGATACAATCAACACATTTATTGCAAGTAATAATGACTTAAACATCATCACACATCACAAAAGTGGTCTTTTTAAATTATGGGACTGGAAAg ataataaattaattaaactaTGGAAATCTATTCATAAGGGTCCTGTAGTTCGTATTGCTCATTCAATTGAAAGAAATTTGATGGCTTCTGGAGGTAGTGATGGTACAGTCAGATTATGGAATTTACATCATCATACTTGTACTCATAATCTGAAAGGAGTTCAGGGAGTAATAAG taTTCTAGTTTTTCATCCAAATGTTGAAAAAGAGCTTATCTTTGCTGCTGGCGATGATACCAAAATCCATGGATGGAGTATTAAAACTGGTAAAGAAGAAATTATACTTTCTGGACATTTCAGTAAAGTTACTTCTTTATCTTTCCTCAAGGACAAGAATTATTTAGTTAG TTCAGGAAGAGATAGAGTACTCATTTTATGGGATCTTTCGTCTGGATCATCAATGCGAGTTTTACCAGTTTATGAGGAAATAGAAGATACATTTATAATACCTAAAAATATGTTACTACCCTTTGATAAAAAAGATGAAAATCCTATATATGTTGCTGCTGCAGGAAAAAAAG GAGTTGTAAAAATTTGGGAGATGAAGACTGGTAGAAAAGTATATGTGCAAAACAGTTCAGCTGCAAAGGGAACAGGATCTCCATCAATTATACATTTACTTTATAATGATAGTAGTAATAACTTTGCTGTAGTTACGGTTGATCATAATATAATTATCCATTCATTAGAAACATTTGATTGTCTGAAACAG TTAGTAGGTTACAGTGATGAAATTTTAGATGTTGTATATCTTGGAGATAATGGGAGTCATATAGCTGTTGCTACAAATAGTTGTGACATAAAACTGTACAATATTTCAACCATGAATTGCGAATTGCTATGTGGTCATACAGATATTGTGTTATCTCTTGCTACTACACTTGCTAATGTCTATTTACTTATTTCTTCAGCAAAG GACAATAGTATTCGAGTATGGCTTATGGATAAACAAACAACTAAAGTATCTTGCATTGCATCTGCTACTAGACATACTGCTCCCGTTGGTTCTGTAGCAATTTCTCACATGTCTACAAAATTTTTTGCTTCTGTCGGTCAAGATTCATGTCTTAAATTATGGGAGatatcaaataatattaattttaaag ACACATGCTCTGTAAATGTTGTTCTGACAACATTGGCTCATCGAAAAGATATTAATAGCGTGGATATTTCACCAAATGATAAATTTATTGCTACTGGATCACAAGATAAAACAGCAAAG TTATGGTCTGCAGACGATTTAATTTTACTTGGTGTATTTCGTGGTCACCATAGAGGAGTTTGGTGTGTTCGATTTTCTCCTATAGATCAGGTACTTTTGACGACATCGGGAGATTCTACAATAAAACTTTGGTCGCTGACAGAACTTCAGTGTTTAaaa ACTCTTGAGGGCCATGAATCATCAGTATTAAAAGCAGAATTTTTATCACGAGGAATGCAAATAATTACTGCAAGTGGAGATGGTCTTTTGAAGCTTTGGAATATTAAGACATCCGAATGTATATGTACTTTAGAACAGCATGAGAGTCGCGTATGGACACTCGCAG TTAGTAAAAATGAGAGAACTATTATCAGTGGTGGAAGTGATTCATTGCTAGTTATTTGGAAAGATGTAactgaagaaaataaaataaaagctgcAATGAAATTAGAACAACTTGCATTGGAAGAACAAAAACTAGCAAATTTACTAAAAGCAAATAAATTAACATCTGCGTTAAACATAGCTTTAAAGCTAGAACGTCCTTTCCAAGTTCTCAAAATTGTAGAAA CCATTTTAAAGGAAAATAATCGCAATTTTGAAGAAACAATTCGTGACTTAAAACCCATGTATAAAGAAGAGTTATTGAAGTGTGCTGTTACATGGAATGTCAATAGTAAAAATTGTCAAGTTGCTCAG GTAGTCATAAACACGTTAATGATGGAAATGGAAAATTTGGAATTCCAAACAAAATTAACTTCTACATTGGAATCTATGATACCATATACTGAACGCCATTATATAAGAATTACAAAATTGTTACAAAATCTGCATATACTTACTTATACTCTTAATCGTATGAAACCACGTATTACGTCcataaatgtaaattaa